In Zonotrichia albicollis isolate bZonAlb1 chromosome 11, bZonAlb1.hap1, whole genome shotgun sequence, a single genomic region encodes these proteins:
- the CRABP1 gene encoding cellular retinoic acid-binding protein 1, which yields MLARGKGWGAGWVCPALPAAAAAVRPTHKVPEPESEQQRRVPAALRSARPAMPNFAGTWKMKSSENFDELLKALGVNAMLRKVAVAAASKPHVEIRQDGDQFYIKTSTTVRTTEINFKIGESFEEETVDGRKCRSLATWENENKMYCKQTLIEGEGPKTYWTRELANDELILTFGADDVVCTRIYVRE from the exons ATGCTGGCCCGAGGGAAGGGGTGGGGGGCCGGGTGGGTGTGCCCGGCTCTCCCTGCCGCTGCCGCCGCGGTCCGCCCCACTCACAAGGTGCCTGAGCCGGAGAGCGAGCAGCAGCGCCGCGTCCCCGCCGCCCTCCGCAGCGCCCGACCCGCCATGCCCAACTTCGCCGGCACTTGGAAGATGAAGAGCAGCGAGAATTTCGACGAGCTGCTCAAGGCGCTGG GTGTCAATGCCATGCTCAGGAAAGTGGCGGTGGCAGCCGCCTCCAAACCCCATGTGGAGATCCGCCAGGACGGGGACCAGTTCTACATCAAAACTTCCACTACTGTCCGCACCACTGAGATCAACTTCAAAATCGGGGAGAGCTTTGAGGAGGAGACGGTGGATGGACGGAAGTGCAGG AGTTTGGCCACTTGGGAGAATGAAAACAAGATGTACTGCAAACAAACTCTTATTGAAGGAGAAGGTCCCAAAACATACTGGACTAGAGAATTAGCTAATGATGAACTGATTTTG